In Gemmatimonadetes bacterium T265, one DNA window encodes the following:
- a CDS encoding phenylacetic acid degradation protein: MSDPARTRTFAWQDPRVSARAMPTMSGLEFLQAMARGDLPLPPIMATLGFDARPPEAERGKVTFFLEPQEYHFNPIGSVHGGVYAAVLDSAVGCAVHSMLPAGVGYTTLELKINYVRPLKLGGGEVRCEGTVLSLGRQVAVAEGRVVGADGRLYAHATTTCLILGGEKRDAKG; this comes from the coding sequence ATGAGCGACCCCGCGCGTACCCGCACGTTCGCCTGGCAGGACCCGCGCGTCTCCGCCCGCGCGATGCCGACGATGAGCGGCCTCGAGTTCCTCCAGGCGATGGCCCGCGGCGACCTCCCGCTCCCGCCGATCATGGCGACGTTGGGCTTCGACGCCCGCCCGCCCGAGGCCGAGCGCGGCAAGGTCACGTTCTTCCTCGAGCCGCAGGAGTACCACTTCAACCCGATCGGCTCGGTGCACGGCGGGGTCTACGCCGCGGTGCTCGACTCGGCCGTGGGCTGCGCGGTGCACAGCATGCTCCCCGCCGGCGTCGGCTACACCACGCTCGAGCTCAAGATCAACTACGTCCGCCCGCTCAAGCTCGGCGGGGGCGAGGTGCGCTGCGAGGGGACGGTGCTGTCGTTAGGCCGGCAGGTCGCGGTCGCGGAGGGGCGCGTCGTCGGCGCCGACGGCAGGCTCTACGCGCACGCGACGACGACGTGCCTGATCCTCGGCGGCGAGAAGCGGGACGCGAAGGGCTGA
- a CDS encoding lipoprotein produces the protein MPAVSPLPAPPARSAARVLRAAFALGAFAVGTNVAGAQPPKRTHRGGARDAHSTTADTAAAGPDTLWPVKGLPAPLPGSVLPGKRILAYYGNPLSKKMGILGELPPEAMLARLDRETAAWNAADPEHPVQPALQLIASVAQGAPGKDGMYRYRVVPALIEKVYGWAHARGALLFLDVQIGKSSLEDELKPLLPYLQRPDVHLALDPEFAMTKGGLPGKRVGTYDATHINYAAGVLASLVTQYKLPPKVLVVHRFTGPMVTNALRITRDPRVQVVMNMDGWGPPYGKRATWSRFIYPYPVQYTGFKLFYHNDTKGGDRLMTPRDVLGLRPKPLYIQYQ, from the coding sequence ATGCCCGCCGTTTCGCCCCTTCCCGCCCCACCCGCGCGCTCGGCCGCGCGCGTCCTGCGCGCCGCGTTCGCGCTTGGTGCGTTCGCCGTCGGCACAAACGTCGCTGGCGCGCAGCCGCCCAAGCGCACGCATCGTGGCGGCGCGCGGGACGCCCACTCGACGACGGCGGACACTGCGGCGGCCGGTCCCGACACGCTCTGGCCGGTGAAGGGCCTCCCCGCCCCGCTGCCGGGGAGCGTGCTGCCGGGCAAGCGCATCCTCGCCTACTACGGCAACCCGCTCTCCAAGAAGATGGGCATCCTCGGCGAGCTGCCGCCCGAAGCGATGCTCGCCCGGCTCGACCGCGAGACGGCCGCGTGGAACGCCGCGGACCCCGAGCACCCCGTCCAGCCGGCGTTGCAGCTCATCGCGAGCGTGGCGCAGGGCGCGCCGGGCAAGGACGGCATGTACCGCTACCGCGTCGTGCCGGCGCTGATCGAGAAGGTCTACGGCTGGGCGCACGCGCGCGGCGCCCTCCTCTTTCTCGACGTGCAGATCGGCAAGAGCAGCCTCGAGGACGAGCTGAAGCCGCTGCTTCCGTACCTGCAGCGCCCGGACGTCCACCTCGCGCTCGACCCCGAGTTCGCGATGACCAAGGGCGGGCTGCCGGGCAAGCGCGTCGGCACCTACGACGCGACGCACATTAACTACGCGGCGGGCGTGCTCGCCAGCCTGGTCACGCAGTACAAGCTCCCGCCCAAGGTGCTCGTCGTGCACCGCTTCACCGGGCCGATGGTGACCAACGCGCTCCGCATCACGCGCGACCCGCGCGTGCAGGTCGTGATGAACATGGACGGCTGGGGCCCGCCGTACGGCAAGCGCGCGACGTGGTCGCGGTTCATCTACCCGTATCCAGTGCAGTACACGGGTTTCAAGCTCTTCTACCACAACGACACGAAAGGCGGCGACCGGCTGATGACGCCGCGCGACGTGCTCGGGCTCCGGCCGAAGCCGCTCTACATCCAGTACCAGTAA
- a CDS encoding SusC/RagA family TonB-linked outer membrane protein — protein sequence MEMTLLGGHTRSREFPQRLYTAALCVPLLMAAAGTAWGQRIRINGTVADSGGTPLAGALVRVLGDSGAATSTGSGRFSISAPATGTLTVRLVGYQPFQTAINGQTAISVTLRRRLAVLSEVIVQTSGYGGDAQKRSQITGAVGTVNVAATQNRSQASVVQSLDATVSGVTVTDNGSPGSRSTVRIRGISSFQNNDPLYIVDGTPVQDTYVNFINPEDIESVQVLKDASAASIYGSRASNGVILITTKKGGDNGPPRTTLSVRQGTASPVNGYDNFLSYDPMYYFQVVKTGLINQGLTPAQIQAQLGPLYGDVNNPSIPKYLYAAPNTITATDAYGRATAVNQSLYAYQTGNVIIPASAGTNWWKAVFGSAPVSEVNLGVTGAGTGTQYAVTANYFDQTGTAAFNRYRRGSVRANTQLTRNRWTVGENLAVIGENGYGGVAGDVGSEAEGGFLGKNILMPGIVPVYDVTGNYGGAKSPTLGSNNSNPLQQAYLARNNSTTTDRFFGNVFGSYELTPQISLRTQLGGNVGTTAGRYYAGATPQNLEATYTDSYQDQNTNFTNWTWSNTARYSQQTGKHNVALLLGQEINEGNSRYLQGSVSNLISSNVNSLFVNSGIGTLGNPFSTGGQYALLSFFGKADYTYNDRYVASVTVRRDGSSNLGPNNRWGTFPAAGLAWHASREAFLANNSVISDLQLRVGYGVTGNQQIPTGRTVSQYGSDPGGTSYNITGSGTLAPGYKLVSLGNPNLKWEQDKSINAGFDLGLYNNNLNVIFDYFSRLTNNLLFNPALPASAGTAAQPFVNVGAVKNAGFDFSVGHQGRNWSLNFNGSHYKNRITRIDGQQNFFINGNTYLRSGNVTINQIGQSIGAFYGYVAQGYFRDSADVASSPKQDGAAPGRIKFKDVNGDGSVTLADRTVIGDPNPKFTGGLDGTYRLGHFDLRGTLFGTFGNKIYDAQKYYYVFENFPSASRNDLLQNSWTPTNLNAKYPRIDHSDAYSSAPSSYYVENGSYVRLRNLQLGYTLPATGYRFLPAGTRIYVQAENLFTITGYEGLDPALSPASINPGNDPNLDQRDQFRGVDQGAYPSSRTFSIGITTRF from the coding sequence ATGGAAATGACGTTGTTGGGTGGGCACACACGGTCGCGCGAATTCCCGCAACGCCTCTACACGGCCGCGTTGTGCGTTCCGTTGCTGATGGCCGCAGCCGGGACCGCGTGGGGCCAGAGAATTCGAATCAACGGGACGGTAGCCGACTCGGGCGGCACCCCGCTCGCCGGGGCCTTGGTCCGGGTCCTCGGGGACTCCGGGGCGGCCACCTCGACGGGATCGGGGCGTTTTAGCATCTCGGCGCCGGCGACCGGGACCCTGACCGTCCGACTGGTCGGCTACCAGCCGTTCCAGACGGCGATCAACGGGCAGACGGCGATCAGCGTGACCCTGCGGCGGCGCCTCGCCGTGCTGTCGGAAGTCATCGTGCAGACGAGCGGCTACGGCGGCGACGCGCAGAAGCGCTCGCAGATCACCGGCGCGGTCGGCACCGTGAACGTCGCGGCCACGCAGAACCGCAGCCAGGCGAGCGTCGTGCAGAGCCTCGACGCCACGGTGAGCGGCGTGACGGTCACGGATAACGGCTCCCCGGGCTCGCGCAGCACCGTGCGCATCCGCGGCATCAGCTCGTTCCAGAACAACGACCCGCTCTACATCGTCGACGGGACGCCGGTCCAGGACACGTACGTCAACTTCATCAACCCGGAGGACATCGAGTCCGTCCAGGTGCTGAAGGACGCGTCGGCGGCGTCGATCTACGGGTCGCGCGCGAGCAACGGCGTCATCCTCATCACGACCAAGAAGGGCGGCGATAACGGGCCGCCGCGCACGACGCTCTCGGTACGCCAGGGCACCGCGTCGCCGGTCAACGGCTACGACAACTTCCTGTCGTACGACCCGATGTACTATTTCCAGGTCGTGAAGACGGGGCTGATCAACCAGGGCCTCACGCCGGCGCAGATCCAGGCCCAGCTCGGGCCGCTCTACGGCGACGTCAACAATCCCTCGATCCCGAAGTACCTCTACGCCGCGCCGAACACGATCACGGCGACGGACGCGTACGGGCGAGCGACCGCCGTGAACCAGAGCCTGTACGCGTACCAGACGGGCAACGTGATCATCCCCGCCAGCGCCGGGACGAACTGGTGGAAGGCGGTCTTCGGCTCGGCGCCGGTCAGCGAGGTGAACCTCGGGGTCACGGGCGCCGGCACCGGCACGCAGTACGCCGTCACGGCCAACTACTTCGACCAGACCGGCACGGCGGCGTTCAACCGCTACCGGCGCGGGAGCGTGCGCGCCAACACCCAGCTCACGCGCAACCGGTGGACCGTGGGCGAGAACCTGGCGGTCATCGGCGAGAACGGGTACGGCGGCGTCGCGGGCGACGTCGGCTCCGAGGCGGAGGGCGGCTTCCTCGGCAAGAACATCCTGATGCCGGGCATCGTCCCGGTTTACGACGTCACCGGGAACTACGGCGGCGCGAAGTCCCCGACGCTGGGCAGCAACAACAGCAACCCGCTGCAGCAGGCCTACCTCGCGCGCAACAACTCGACCACCACCGACCGGTTCTTCGGGAACGTGTTCGGGAGCTACGAGCTCACGCCGCAGATCTCGCTCCGCACCCAGCTTGGCGGAAACGTCGGCACGACGGCCGGACGGTACTACGCCGGGGCTACGCCGCAGAACCTCGAGGCGACCTACACCGACAGCTACCAGGACCAGAACACCAACTTCACGAACTGGACGTGGAGCAACACGGCGCGCTACAGCCAGCAGACCGGCAAGCACAACGTCGCGCTCCTGCTCGGGCAGGAGATCAACGAGGGCAACAGCCGGTACCTCCAGGGCAGCGTCTCCAACCTGATCTCGAGCAACGTCAACTCGCTGTTCGTCAACTCCGGCATCGGCACCCTCGGCAACCCGTTCAGCACCGGGGGGCAGTACGCGCTGCTCTCGTTCTTCGGCAAGGCGGATTACACCTACAATGACCGCTACGTCGCGAGCGTCACGGTGCGCCGCGACGGCTCGTCGAACCTCGGGCCGAACAACCGGTGGGGGACCTTCCCGGCCGCGGGCCTCGCCTGGCACGCGTCGCGGGAGGCGTTCCTCGCGAACAACTCCGTGATCTCGGACCTCCAGCTCCGCGTCGGCTACGGCGTCACGGGTAACCAGCAGATCCCGACGGGGCGCACGGTCAGCCAGTACGGCTCCGACCCGGGGGGTACGAGCTACAACATCACCGGCTCGGGCACGCTGGCGCCGGGCTACAAACTGGTCTCGCTCGGCAACCCGAACCTGAAGTGGGAGCAGGACAAGTCGATCAACGCTGGCTTCGACCTCGGGCTGTACAACAACAACCTGAACGTCATCTTCGACTACTTCAGTCGGCTGACGAACAATCTGCTCTTCAACCCGGCCCTCCCCGCCTCCGCGGGCACGGCGGCCCAGCCGTTCGTCAACGTCGGCGCGGTGAAGAACGCGGGCTTCGACTTCTCCGTCGGGCACCAAGGGCGGAACTGGAGCCTCAACTTCAACGGCAGCCACTACAAGAACCGGATCACCCGCATCGACGGCCAGCAGAACTTCTTCATCAACGGCAACACCTACCTGCGCTCCGGCAACGTCACGATCAACCAGATCGGGCAGTCGATCGGCGCGTTCTACGGCTACGTCGCCCAGGGCTACTTCCGGGATTCGGCCGACGTCGCGAGCAGCCCGAAGCAGGACGGCGCCGCCCCCGGGCGGATCAAGTTCAAGGACGTGAACGGCGACGGAAGCGTGACCCTCGCCGACCGCACGGTCATCGGGGACCCGAACCCGAAGTTCACCGGCGGGCTGGACGGGACGTACCGCCTCGGGCACTTCGACCTGCGGGGTACGCTCTTCGGCACCTTCGGCAACAAGATCTACGACGCGCAGAAGTACTACTACGTGTTCGAGAATTTCCCCTCGGCCTCGCGGAACGACCTGCTCCAGAACTCCTGGACGCCGACCAACCTGAACGCCAAGTACCCGCGGATCGACCACTCCGACGCGTACAGCAGCGCGCCGAGTAGCTACTACGTCGAGAACGGGTCGTATGTCCGGCTCCGGAATCTGCAGCTCGGCTACACGCTGCCGGCCACCGGCTACCGGTTCCTCCCCGCGGGCACGCGCATCTACGTGCAGGCGGAGAACCTGTTCACGATCACCGGCTACGAGGGCCTCGACCCGGCACTGTCCCCGGCCAGCATCAACCCCGGCAACGACCCCAACCTCGACCAGCGCGACCAGTTCCGCGGCGTCGACCAGGGCGCCTACCCGAGCAGCCGGACGTTCAGCATCGGCATCACGACCCGCTTCTGA
- a CDS encoding beta-N-acetylhexosaminidase — protein MAPTLRSAAPLAAVLLASVVAACRPAPAPQVAPAPTSNTESRQTQPLATLGAHRVIPAPASVAPGAGAPFTLTATTGIVVPAGDTAAARVGQMLAALLRPATGFRFPVAPAGGAAPPGAIALRMDGTADLGAEGYELTVTPDSVRLTAARPAGLFRGVQTLRQLLPAGIEAQQSAARAASAWTVPPGRIVDRPRFAWRGGMLDVARHFFTVDEVKQYVDLLALYKFNTLHLHLSDDQGWRIQIDSRPKLTAIGGSTEVGGGPGGFYTKADYAEIVRYAGDRFLTVVPELDMPAHTQAASASYPELGCGRPAPDAATAGFDVPAPGLYTGIHVGFSALCSDKETTYKFVDDVVGELAAMTPGPYLHLGGDEVAVLSRAQYAAFVERAQEIVARHGKTMVGWDEIGRAKLRPGTIAQLWRADTAMLAARQGAKLVLSPATNAYLDMQYTPATELGLHWAAYVELRTAYDWDPVTRYPGVREGDVLGVEAPLWTETVQNITAAEYLLLPRLPALAEVGWAAAGAKDWEGFRARVAAHAPRWRYLGINYYPSPQVAW, from the coding sequence ATGGCCCCAACCCTTCGCTCGGCGGCGCCCCTCGCCGCCGTCCTGCTCGCGTCCGTGGTCGCCGCGTGCCGCCCCGCGCCCGCGCCGCAGGTGGCGCCCGCCCCGACGTCCAACACCGAGTCGCGGCAGACGCAGCCCCTGGCGACGCTCGGCGCGCACCGCGTGATCCCTGCGCCCGCGTCGGTCGCTCCCGGCGCCGGCGCGCCGTTCACGCTCACCGCGACCACGGGGATCGTCGTCCCCGCGGGGGACACGGCGGCGGCGCGCGTCGGCCAGATGCTCGCCGCGCTCCTCCGCCCGGCGACGGGGTTCCGGTTCCCCGTCGCGCCCGCGGGCGGCGCGGCGCCGCCGGGGGCGATCGCGCTCCGCATGGACGGCACGGCCGATTTAGGAGCGGAAGGATACGAACTCACCGTCACCCCCGATTCCGTGCGCCTTACGGCCGCGCGCCCGGCGGGGCTGTTCCGCGGCGTGCAGACGCTGCGGCAGCTCCTGCCCGCGGGGATCGAGGCGCAGCAGAGCGCCGCGCGCGCCGCGAGCGCGTGGACCGTGCCGCCGGGGCGGATCGTCGACCGGCCGCGCTTCGCCTGGCGGGGCGGGATGCTCGACGTCGCGCGCCACTTCTTCACCGTCGACGAGGTGAAGCAGTACGTCGACCTGCTCGCGCTCTACAAGTTCAACACGCTGCACCTGCACCTGAGCGACGACCAGGGCTGGCGCATCCAGATCGACTCGCGGCCGAAGCTGACGGCGATCGGCGGGTCGACCGAGGTCGGGGGCGGGCCGGGCGGCTTCTACACCAAGGCCGACTACGCCGAGATCGTGCGCTACGCGGGGGACCGCTTCCTCACGGTCGTGCCGGAGCTCGACATGCCCGCGCACACGCAGGCGGCGAGCGCGTCGTACCCCGAGCTCGGCTGCGGCCGTCCCGCGCCCGACGCGGCGACGGCCGGCTTCGACGTGCCGGCGCCGGGGCTCTACACGGGGATCCACGTCGGCTTCAGCGCGCTCTGCTCCGACAAGGAGACCACCTACAAGTTCGTCGACGACGTGGTGGGCGAGCTCGCGGCGATGACGCCCGGCCCGTACCTGCACCTGGGCGGCGACGAGGTCGCGGTGCTCTCGCGCGCGCAGTACGCGGCGTTCGTGGAGCGGGCGCAGGAGATCGTCGCGCGGCACGGCAAGACGATGGTCGGCTGGGACGAGATCGGGCGGGCGAAACTGCGCCCCGGGACGATCGCGCAGCTGTGGCGCGCCGACACCGCGATGCTCGCCGCGCGCCAGGGCGCGAAGCTGGTCCTGTCGCCGGCCACGAACGCCTACCTCGACATGCAGTACACGCCGGCCACCGAGCTCGGTCTGCACTGGGCCGCCTACGTCGAGCTGCGCACGGCGTACGACTGGGACCCGGTGACGCGCTACCCGGGCGTGCGCGAGGGCGACGTGTTAGGCGTCGAGGCGCCGCTCTGGACGGAGACGGTGCAGAACATCACGGCCGCGGAGTACCTGCTGCTGCCGCGCCTGCCCGCGCTGGCCGAGGTCGGGTGGGCGGCGGCGGGGGCGAAGGACTGGGAGGGGTTCCGCGCGCGCGTCGCGGCGCACGCGCCGCGCTGGCGGTACCTCGGGATCAACTACTACCCCTCGCCGCAGGTGGCGTGGTAG
- a CDS encoding MOSC domain-containing protein: MRVAGLWVYPVKSLGAVAVPEARVGARGLDGDRRWMFVDAGGRFLTQREHAVLALGRASPEGGGALTLAAPGLPPLRVAPPAADAPRVRVTVFGDVVDAAPAAPEAHAWATAWLGAPTRLVYMPDDVRRPVDPRYAGPGDHTTFTDGFPVLVASQTSLDDLNARLAAAGAAPVGIERFRPNVLLAADAGEALAPYAEDDWRALRLGGGADAVGLAVVKPCARCVVTTIDQASAARGKEPLRTLAGYRRRGSKVLFAQNAVVRAPGVVRVGDPAAARC, from the coding sequence GTGCGCGTCGCGGGGCTGTGGGTCTACCCGGTCAAGTCGCTCGGCGCGGTGGCCGTGCCGGAGGCGCGCGTCGGCGCCCGCGGGCTCGACGGCGACCGGCGTTGGATGTTCGTCGACGCGGGGGGCCGCTTCCTCACGCAGCGCGAGCACGCCGTGCTGGCGTTGGGCCGCGCGTCGCCGGAGGGCGGCGGCGCGCTGACGCTCGCCGCGCCCGGGCTGCCGCCGCTCCGCGTCGCGCCGCCCGCCGCGGACGCGCCGCGCGTGCGCGTGACGGTGTTCGGCGACGTGGTCGACGCCGCGCCCGCCGCGCCCGAGGCGCACGCGTGGGCGACCGCGTGGCTCGGCGCGCCGACGCGACTCGTCTACATGCCCGACGACGTGCGCCGCCCGGTCGACCCGCGCTACGCCGGGCCGGGCGACCACACGACGTTCACCGACGGGTTCCCCGTGCTCGTCGCGTCGCAGACCTCGCTCGACGACCTCAACGCGCGGCTCGCGGCCGCGGGCGCGGCCCCGGTCGGGATCGAGCGCTTCCGGCCCAACGTGCTCCTCGCCGCGGACGCGGGCGAGGCGCTCGCGCCGTACGCGGAGGACGACTGGCGCGCGCTGCGGCTCGGCGGCGGGGCGGACGCCGTGGGGCTCGCCGTCGTGAAGCCGTGCGCGCGCTGCGTCGTGACGACGATCGACCAGGCGAGTGCGGCGCGCGGGAAGGAGCCGCTGCGCACGCTGGCCGGGTACCGGCGGCGGGGGAGCAAGGTGCTGTTCGCGCAGAACGCGGTCGTGCGCGCGCCAGGCGTCGTGCGGGTCGGGGACCCGGCCGCGGCGCGCTGTTAG